In Electrophorus electricus isolate fEleEle1 chromosome 6, fEleEle1.pri, whole genome shotgun sequence, a single genomic region encodes these proteins:
- the LOC113589991 gene encoding ER membrane protein complex subunit 6 produces MATLAAKREGPQFISEVAVRGNGAVLEYCRTSVSALSGATAGILGLTGLYGFVFYFLASFFLSVLLILKAGRRWNKCFKSRRLLFTGGLVGGLFTYVLFWTFLYGMVHVY; encoded by the coding sequence ATGGCTACACTGGCAGCTAAACGCGAGGGACCCCAGTTTATCAGCGAAGTAGCCGTGAGGGGCAACGGTGCAGTGCTCGAGTACTGTCGGACGTCGGTGTCCGCTTTGTCTGGAGCGACGGCGGGTATACTGGGTCTTACAGGACTGTACGGGTTCGTCTTTTATTTTCTGGCGTCGTTCTTTTTGTCTGTGCTTCTTATCCTCAAAGCTGGTCGACGGTggaataaatgctttaaatctCGACGGCTGCTGTTTACCGGAGGGCTTGTTGGCGGCCTCTTCACCTATGTTCTGTTCTGGACTTTCCTTTATGGGATGGTACATGTGTACTGA